In the Streptomyces fradiae ATCC 10745 = DSM 40063 genome, one interval contains:
- the hutH gene encoding histidine ammonia-lyase encodes MHTVVVGTSGTTAADVIAVARDGARVELSPEALDALARARETVDALAAKPEPVYGVSTGFGALATRHIGQELRTRLQRNIVRSHAAGMGPRVEREVVRALMFLRLKTVASGHTGVRPQVARAMADLLNAGITPVVHEYGSLGCSGDLAPLSHCALALMGEGDAEGPDGTVRPAAELLAAHGLAPVELREKEGLALLNGTDGMLGMLVMALADLETLYKTADVTAALSLEALLGTDKVLRPELHAIRPHPGQGAAAANMLAVLEGSGLVGHFQADEAPRVQDAYSVRCAPQVAGAGRDTMAHARLVAERELAAAVDNPVVLPDGRVESNGNFHGAPVAYVLDFLAVAAADLASIAERRTDRLLDKNRSHGLPPFLADDAGVDSGLMIAQYTQAALVSEMKRLAVPASADSIPSSAMQEDHVSMGWSAARKLRTAIGNLRRVLAVELYAATRAIELRHGLTPAPASRAVIDALRAAGVAGPGPDRFLAPELEAADAFVRDGGVVAAVERVTGPLA; translated from the coding sequence ATGCACACTGTCGTGGTGGGGACGTCCGGTACCACCGCCGCCGACGTCATCGCCGTCGCCCGCGACGGCGCCCGCGTCGAGCTCTCCCCCGAGGCCCTCGACGCCCTCGCCCGCGCCCGGGAGACCGTCGACGCCCTCGCCGCCAAGCCCGAGCCGGTGTACGGCGTGTCCACCGGCTTCGGCGCGCTCGCCACCCGGCACATCGGCCAGGAGCTGCGCACCCGGCTCCAGCGCAACATCGTCCGCTCGCACGCCGCCGGCATGGGCCCGCGCGTCGAGCGGGAGGTCGTGCGCGCCCTGATGTTCCTGCGCCTGAAGACCGTCGCCTCCGGCCACACCGGTGTCCGCCCGCAGGTGGCGCGGGCCATGGCGGACCTCCTCAACGCGGGCATCACCCCCGTCGTCCACGAGTACGGCTCCCTCGGCTGCTCCGGCGACCTCGCGCCGCTCTCCCACTGCGCGCTCGCGCTCATGGGCGAGGGCGACGCCGAGGGCCCCGACGGCACGGTCCGCCCCGCCGCCGAACTGCTCGCCGCGCACGGGCTCGCCCCCGTCGAGCTGCGCGAGAAGGAGGGACTGGCCCTCCTCAACGGCACCGACGGCATGCTCGGCATGCTCGTCATGGCCCTCGCCGACCTGGAGACGCTGTACAAGACGGCCGACGTCACCGCCGCGCTGAGCCTGGAGGCGCTGCTCGGCACCGACAAGGTCCTCCGCCCCGAGCTGCACGCCATCCGCCCGCACCCGGGCCAGGGCGCCGCCGCCGCCAACATGCTCGCCGTCCTGGAGGGCTCCGGCCTGGTCGGCCACTTCCAGGCCGACGAGGCCCCCCGCGTGCAGGACGCCTACTCGGTGCGCTGCGCCCCGCAGGTCGCGGGCGCCGGCCGGGACACGATGGCGCACGCCCGGCTGGTCGCCGAGCGGGAGCTGGCCGCCGCCGTCGACAACCCGGTCGTCCTGCCGGACGGCCGCGTGGAGTCGAACGGCAACTTCCACGGCGCCCCCGTCGCGTACGTCCTCGACTTCCTCGCCGTCGCCGCCGCCGACCTCGCCTCCATCGCCGAGCGCCGCACCGACCGGCTCCTCGACAAGAACCGCAGCCACGGCCTGCCGCCGTTCCTCGCCGACGACGCCGGCGTCGACTCGGGGCTGATGATCGCCCAGTACACGCAGGCCGCGCTGGTCAGCGAGATGAAGCGGCTCGCCGTCCCGGCCTCCGCCGACTCCATCCCGTCGTCCGCCATGCAGGAGGACCACGTGTCCATGGGCTGGTCCGCGGCGCGCAAGCTGCGCACCGCGATCGGCAACCTGCGCCGGGTCCTCGCCGTCGAGCTGTACGCGGCGACGCGGGCCATCGAGCTGCGCCACGGGCTCACCCCGGCGCCCGCCTCCCGCGCGGTCATCGACGCGCTGCGCGCGGCGGGCGTGGCCGGGCCCGGCCCGGACCGGTTCCTCGCCCCCGAGCTGGAGGCGGCGGACGCCTTCGTACGGGACGGCGGGGTCGTCGCGGCGGTCGAGCGGGTGACCGGCCCACTGGCGTGA
- a CDS encoding L,D-transpeptidase has protein sequence MEKRVTTDGKRRGLVAASALLSGVLVLTGCNSGDEAGAAGGSSESPNSSQAQVDEAAAQKTSQARISISPKNGAINASINNDAKVTVAEGTLTSVAMTAPDGTQVKGELAADGKSWQPTEQLERATTYKIAATAKDSEGREAHENSSFTTVSKANSFIGNFTPEDGSTVGVGMPVSINFNKPISDKKAVQAGIEVSSSSGQEVVGHWFNSQRIDFRPEQYWTENSTVTLKLKLDGVEGADGVFGVQQKTVTFKIGRNQVSTVDVATKTMKIERNGKTVKTIPISAGSPETPTYNGQMVISEKFKETRMNGATVGFTDDDGKGEYDIKDVPHAMRLSTSGTFIHGNYWGADSVFGNANTSHGCVGLNDVKGAGDPKQPGAWFYDNSLIGDVVIVKNSKDKTIAPDNGLNGWNMSWADWKAGSAL, from the coding sequence ATGGAGAAGCGTGTGACGACGGACGGTAAGCGGCGGGGCCTGGTGGCCGCGTCCGCACTGCTCAGCGGTGTGCTGGTACTCACGGGCTGCAACAGCGGTGACGAGGCCGGCGCCGCCGGCGGCAGCAGTGAGAGTCCGAACAGCTCACAGGCCCAGGTCGACGAGGCGGCGGCGCAGAAGACCTCCCAGGCCCGAATATCGATCTCCCCGAAGAACGGCGCGATCAACGCGTCGATCAACAACGACGCCAAGGTCACGGTCGCCGAGGGCACACTCACCTCGGTCGCGATGACGGCCCCCGACGGCACGCAGGTCAAGGGCGAGCTCGCCGCGGACGGCAAGAGCTGGCAGCCCACCGAGCAGCTGGAGCGCGCGACCACCTACAAGATCGCCGCGACGGCGAAGGACTCCGAGGGCCGCGAGGCCCACGAGAACTCGTCCTTCACCACCGTCTCCAAGGCGAACAGCTTCATCGGAAACTTCACCCCCGAGGACGGCTCCACCGTCGGCGTCGGCATGCCGGTGTCGATCAACTTCAACAAGCCGATCAGCGACAAGAAGGCCGTCCAGGCGGGCATCGAGGTCTCCTCGTCCAGCGGTCAGGAGGTCGTCGGGCACTGGTTCAACTCCCAGCGCATCGACTTCCGCCCCGAGCAGTACTGGACCGAGAACTCCACCGTCACCCTGAAGCTGAAGCTCGACGGGGTGGAGGGCGCCGACGGCGTCTTCGGTGTCCAGCAGAAGACCGTCACCTTCAAGATCGGCCGCAACCAGGTCTCGACCGTCGACGTCGCCACCAAGACGATGAAGATCGAGCGGAACGGCAAGACGGTCAAGACGATCCCGATCTCCGCCGGCTCCCCGGAGACCCCGACCTACAACGGCCAGATGGTGATCTCCGAGAAGTTCAAGGAGACCCGGATGAACGGCGCCACCGTCGGCTTCACCGACGACGACGGCAAGGGCGAGTACGACATCAAGGACGTCCCGCACGCCATGCGGCTCTCCACGTCCGGGACGTTCATCCACGGCAACTACTGGGGCGCCGACTCCGTCTTCGGCAACGCCAACACCAGCCACGGCTGCGTCGGCCTCAACGACGTCAAGGGCGCGGGCGACCCGAAGCAGCCGGGCGCCTGGTTCTACGACAACTCGCTCATCGGCGACGTGGTGATCGTCAAGAACTCCAAGGACAAGACGATCGCCCCGGACAACGGCCTCAACGGCTGGAACATGAGCTGGGCCGACTGGAAGGCCGGCTCGGCCCTCTGA